The Prunus persica cultivar Lovell chromosome G7, Prunus_persica_NCBIv2, whole genome shotgun sequence genome has a segment encoding these proteins:
- the LOC109950302 gene encoding uncharacterized protein LOC109950302, protein MCLLFPSTLSGTALNWFYRLYLRTINSFDSLKQTFLDHFMIQADRLYSADNLYMLRQGEDEPLWEYAPRFSHEYFHCLETDDRAAFRAFKSGLRESNFRYLVHSNSWNTYAELMKQAAVHAKTEYFNSKRGPANLARNTFADPPSASVPAPAPPQHSTPAQSTQGTPHPKRKDSYQHPFSNNKRDRHGNHHQSSGSNPPKTSDRAPLPFTPRPRFEVFTTLNTTYENVLVHEAPIIPKPPPRRPFGKPMPNTGFLCHFHQFSGHDTESCVALRNIIEGLICEGKLDNYVHNLPPPTKPSPTVFSTEQRRLLKTQKSGWAPITFCKEEERGVILPHDDPLIIPADISNIDVRRILVDTGSPVSVMFANAFNELQVPSHLLDRSITPLVSFSGDVVQPIGSIHLPISIRTAPQRATITTSHIVDCPTAYNVILGRPALVQMRVFISTHMLLLKFPTPNGTGKVRGDQLGARSCYASTVKSTNCQHRSEALVVTKAPAPPQAGTERPEDLREESVTQQAKPVEDLELVTLHDDIPDRQVQIGTSLSQELHSDLIAFLCLNSEVFAWSYNDMPGISPNIISYRLSVNPVIRPV, encoded by the exons ATGTGCCTCCTCTTCCCTTCCACCCTCAGCGGCACAGCCCTAAACTGGTTCTATAGGCTCTACCTTCGCACCATCAACTCATTCGACAGTCTCAAGCAGACCTTCCTGGACCATTTTATGATCCAGGCTGATCGCCTATACTCCGCCGACAACTTGTATATGCTTCGACAGGGTGAGGACGAACCCCTTTGGGAGTATGCACCCCGGTTCAGTCACGAATACTTCCACTGTCTAGAAACTGACGATCGCGCTGCCTTCAGGGCTTTCAAGAGTGGCCTCCGCGAGTCCAACTTTCGCTACCTGGTTCATAGCAACAGTTGGAACACGTATGCAGAGCTAATGAAGCAGGCAGCGGTTCACGCCAAGACTGAATACTTCAATTCCAAGCGTGGCCCAGCCAACCTGGCGCGTAACACTTTCGCCGATCCTCCATCTGCTTCAGTACCTGCCCCAGCCCCACCTCAGCATTCTACCCCCGCCCAAAGTACCCAGGGTACTCCACACCCAAAAAGGAAGGATAGCTACCAACATCCCTTCAGCAATAACAAACGTGACAGACATGGCAACCACCACCAATCTAGTGGAAGCAACCCTCCCAAGACAAGTGATCGGGCCCCACTTCCCTTCACACCCAGGCCCAGGTTCGAGGTCTTCACCACCCTCAACACCACCTATGAGAACGTCCTAGTGCATGAAGCCCCTATCATCCCCAAGCCACCCCCCCGGAGACCGTTCGGTAAGCCTATGCCAAACACGGGCTTCTTGTGCCACTTTCATCAGTTCAGCGGCCATGACACCGAATCTTGTGTTGCCTTACGCAACATCATTGAAGGGCTCATCTGTGAAGGGAAGCTAGACAACTATGTGCACAACCTACCACCCCCAACCAAACCCTCACCAACG GTCTTCAGCACCGAGCAGAGACGCTTGCTAAAGACCCAAAAATCAGGCTGGGCCCCCATTACTTTCTGCAAGGAGGAGGAGCGTGGTGTTATCCTCCCCCATGATGACCCGCTCATTATCCCTGCGGACATTTCTAACATCGACGTTAGGCGTATCTTGGTGGACACTGGCAGCCCGGTCAGTGTGATGTTTGCTAACGCTTTCAATGAGCTCCAGGTCCCATCTCACTTACTCGACCGAAGCATCACACCCCTTGTGAGCTTCTCTGGTGATGTTGTCCAGCCTATTGGAAGCATTCATCTCCCTATATCTATTAGAACCGCACCCCAGCGGGCGACGATCACCACCTCCCACATTGTTGACTGTCCCACAGCTTACAACGTCATCCTTGGGCGCCCCGCCTTGGTCCAAATGAGGGTTTTTATTTCCACACATATGTTGCTGCTGAAGTTCCCTACGCCTAATGGCACAGGCAAGGTGCGCGGCGACCAACTTGGAGCCCGAAGCTGCTATGCTTCAACAGTCAAATCCACCAATTGCCAACATAGGAGTGAGGCCCTCGTAGTAACCAAGGCTCCAGCCCCTCCTCAAGCTGGCACTGAACGACCTGAGGACCTGAGGGAGGAGTCTGTCACACAACAGGCCAAACCTGTGGAAGACCTGGAGCTGGTTACTCTTCATGACGACATCCCGGACCGGCAGGTCCAGATCGGCACCTCCCTCTCACAAGAGCTTCACTCTGACCTCATCGCCTTCCTCTGCCTCAACTCTGAAGTCTTCGCATGGTCATACaatgacatgcctggcatatCACCTAACATCATATCTTATAGGCTCAGCGTTAATCCTGTCATCCGACCCGTTTGA